The proteins below come from a single Verrucomicrobiales bacterium genomic window:
- a CDS encoding ParA family protein, translating to MELAECRRKTRIIAVGNQKGGVGKSTVSTHLAAALGELGRKCLIWDLDSNSGTTRCFNVPETFLGAYEVMIGDEDAQDVVISNDPVEGLHLPKNVDVIIARRNLDTLDDTLRSRNRFADGRDSLKTPLARLDGKYDYIFLDTAPNTNPPTMAAYKAAEWFIISAIPDPLAIKGINDAMADIQAVRDNGNPKLQLLGVVLSCVDRRTRLAIQLSSFVHEAFPTNSGSFQVQLSRAVAIPEAQKVGRTVLQTDPHHKLSEQYRELARELEARLDIREGKAPLYGEVGNG from the coding sequence ATGGAACTAGCGGAATGTCGGAGAAAGACACGGATTATTGCGGTCGGAAACCAGAAGGGTGGGGTAGGAAAATCAACGGTCAGCACGCACCTAGCGGCGGCGTTGGGAGAACTTGGTCGGAAGTGTCTGATTTGGGATTTGGACTCCAACAGCGGCACCACACGATGCTTCAACGTGCCTGAGACTTTCCTCGGAGCCTACGAGGTAATGATCGGGGATGAAGATGCCCAGGACGTCGTCATTAGTAACGATCCTGTTGAGGGCCTCCATCTACCCAAGAATGTTGATGTGATCATTGCGAGAAGAAACCTCGACACTCTCGATGATACGCTGCGAAGCCGTAACCGCTTCGCCGATGGTCGCGACTCTCTGAAGACGCCGCTCGCGAGGCTCGACGGAAAATATGATTACATCTTTCTCGACACAGCGCCCAACACGAACCCGCCGACCATGGCGGCATACAAGGCCGCCGAGTGGTTTATTATCTCAGCGATACCGGATCCGCTGGCTATCAAAGGCATCAATGATGCCATGGCCGACATCCAAGCGGTGCGGGATAATGGAAATCCGAAGCTTCAACTCCTGGGCGTTGTCCTCTCGTGTGTTGACCGCCGAACCCGACTCGCGATTCAGTTGTCATCTTTCGTCCACGAAGCGTTCCCGACGAATTCTGGATCATTCCAGGTGCAACTTAGTCGAGCGGTGGCAATACCCGAGGCCCAAAAGGTCGGACGAACGGTTCTCCAAACGGATCCACATCACAAACTCTCCGAGCAATATCGAGAGCTGGCTCGAGAGTTAGAAGCTCGTTTGGACATACGAGAGGGGAAGGCTCCTCTGTATGGGGAGGTCGGCAATGGCTAA